TCAGGCAGCACATGGCCGCCGCCCGTTCAGTTTATTTTGATTACAACGCCGCCACACCGCTGGATGCCAGCGTCCTCGCGGCCATGCAGCCTTTCCTTGCGGAAATCTTCGCCAACCCTTCCAGCATCCATGCGCGGGGCAGGGAAGCCCGGGCGCATCTCGACGAAGCCCACGAGCGTCTGGCCGCCCTCCTCCATTGCAAACCCTCGGAAATCGTCTTCACCTCCGGTGGCACCGAGGCCAACAACCTCGCCATCCTGGGCACCGCCCGCGCCTTGAAATCCAAGGGCCGCCATCTCATCACCTCCCGCATCGAACACCACGCCGTCCTGGAGTGCTTCCAATTCCTCCAAAAACATGAGGGCTTCGACGTAACCTACATCCCGGCCCAACCCGATGGATGTGTCAGTCCTCAATCAGTCCGCCAAGCCATCACCCCCGGCACCATCCTGGTCTCCCTCATGGCCGCCAACAACGAAACCGGTGCCCTCCAGCCCGTGGCCGAAGTGGGCTCCTTCTGCCGCGAGCGCGGCATCCTCTTTCACACCGACGCCATCCAGTGGTTTGGAAAAATGCCTTTTTCCAGCATCCAAGACTTCCAGGCCGACCTGGTCTCCGGCTGCGCCCACAAATTGCACGGCCCCAAAGGCGCCGGCTTCCTCTACATCCGCTCCCCCCTGCATCCCTTGCCGCTCATCTTGGGTGGCCCCCAGGAAAACGAAATGCGCGCCGGCACAGAAAACCTCGCCCAAATCGTCGGCCTCGTTAAGGCTTTCGAACTCTTCGCCGCCTCCCCCATCTTCGACGCTCCCCAAATCCGCTCCTTGGTCCAGGAGCTGAAAGACGATCTGCTTAGCTTTCCCTCCGTCCGCCTCATTCAACCACCTCACTCACTCCCCAACACCCTCTCATTTACCGTTAAAGGAGCCTCCAGCCTCGAGCTTCTCGCCAATCTCGATCTCGAAGGCATCCAAGCCAGCGCCGGAGCAGCCTGCATGTCCGGTGCACTCCAGCCTTCCCACGTGCTCCTGGGCATGGGCTTTTCCAACGCCGAGGCCGCCTCGCTCGTCCGGCTCTCCCTCGGTCGCGAAAACACCCCGGAAGACGTGGCTCACTTCAAACAAGTCTTTCCCGCCGTCCTCCAACGGTGCATAACCTCTGGATAACCCCCCATAACCCCCCGGCACAGCCTGTGAATACCTCCAACAACCTCCCTTTTTCCCGGTTGCCCAATTTTGACCACGCAGTTATCCACGCCACTGAACCCGCCCAACCCCTTGATGGAAGCTTGACAGCAATAGTTGTTTGCCTTATCCACAGGCCTTAATACTAGTCTTTCAGTTTTACTAAGACATCAGCATATTAAGCCGCATGAAATTCAAGATCACCAAAGACAACCTGTTCAACGGACTGGCAGCCCTACAAGGGGTTGTGGGGCATCGCACCACTCTGCCCATTCTGTCGAATGTGCTGGTCCATGCGGATGCTGGTCGTCTGGATTTAACCGCCACGGATTTGGACGTTACCGTCACGCGCGTTGTCCCGGCTGATGTCCCCAAAAAAGGCCAGGTGACCCTCCCCGCCCGCCGCCTCTTCAGCCTGGTCCGCGAACTGGGCACCGGTGACATTGAATTCGATGTGGACGACCAATGCCGCTGCAACATGCGCGTCGGCGCCTCCTTCTACAAAATCCACGGCCTCTCCCCCGAAGAATTTCCGCCGCTCCCCAAATTCAAAGACGAACGCAAGGTGGTGCTCGACCAAAGCAAAGTCCTCACCATGCTCAAGCGCACCTCCTACGCCGCCTCCTTTGACGAAGCGCGCTACGTCCTCAACGGCATCAACTTCAGCCTCCGCGATCACAAAATGACCATGGTCGCCACCGACGGACGCCGCCTCGCGCTCGCCGAAGAAGAAGTGGACCTGCCAGAAGGCATGCAGGCCGATTTCACCATCCCCACCAAGGCCGTGAATGAACTCTCCCGGCTCCTGGGCCCGGAAGGGCAGGTGGAGATCATGAGCTCCGAAAACTACGCCGGCTTCACCCTCCGCGGCGAAGGCCAGCCTCCCACCAGCCTCTTCACCAAACTGGTGGACGGCATCTATCCCAACTACCGCCAGGTCATCCCCTCCGAAACCAAAATCCGCGTCCAGCTCCCGCGCGAAGAATTCCTCCACGCCCTCCGCCGCTCGGAGATCATGACCAGCGACAAACAAAACTCCGTCCGCCTGATCTTCGCCAACAACACCCTCATCATCACCGCCAACAGCCCCGAAGTCGGCGAAGGCGAAGAGCGGATCGCCGTCAACTACCAGGGCCAGCCCCTCTCCATCGCCTTCAACCCCCGCTTCCTGATCAGTCCCCTGGAAGCCCTGGAAGGCGAGGAAGAAATCTTCTTTGACTTCGTGGACGAGCTGGCCCCCGGCGTCATCCGCATCAAAGGCCCCTTCCTCTACGTCGTCATGCCCATGCGCCTCTCCTAGGCGCCCCCGCCAACAACAACAGCATCAGCGCCGGCCGGCGACCAGCCCGTCGCCGCCATCCTATCACCGCGCTGCTGCTTTCATTCAACAGCCCAAGCCTTGATCCCTGCCCGCCCTGCCACCCTCGTTTGACAAACCCCCGCACCGGAACTATCCTATGTTTGCGCCTATAAATTTTCTACTATGTCAGCCAAGCCGGCTTTTTTTGTTTTTTTCGGGATTTGCCTGCTGCCCCTTGGAATCAATGCCCAAATAAATCTTTCCAGAATTGCTGACTTCACCACCCCCGTCCCCCATGCCCCCGGCACAACCTTCAGAGAAATTGGCCAGCCCTTCCTCTACAACGGCCAGGTTCTCTTTTACGCCACCAATAATGCCGGCATGCCCGGCCTCTACCTCTACAACGGCAGTATGCTGGTGAAAATCGCCGACACCAACACCGCCTCGCCCGGCGGAGGCACGCTGCGGGACATCTCCTTCTATGCTTACTCGCTCGAAAACGGAGCGGCAGTGTTTGTGGCCTCCGACAACAACGGCCCCGCCATCTTCCACTGGACCAACCAAACCCTGACCCGCCTCGTAAAAAACGGCGACCCCATCCCCGGCGCCGGCACCAATCGCTTTAACTTCTTCGGCTTGCCGGCCCTCGATCAGGGCGTGCTCTACTTCCTCGGAGGCGGAGCCGACAACTACCGCGGCATACATCGCCTGGTGAACGGCGTGGTCAGCACCGGGCTGGTCAGCTCACTCGAGCTCTACCCCGGCACTGCCTCGCCGCACGGTTTCAGCGCCCAGTTCACCGTCGAAAGCAACCGCTTGGCGTTCTGGTCCTTAACCACCAATCAGAACGCCATCTTCACCTGGGCCAACGGCGTCAAAGACTTCCTCGTCTCGTCCAATCACACCATCCCCTCCACCAGCGAGAAATTTTCCACCTTCCAAAGCCCGCCCGACCTCCACCTGGGCCTGGTGGCCTTCAAGGGAGGCTCGGCCGCCAACTTCCAGGAAGGCATCTTCCTGCGCCGCTTCGACGGCGGCGACATCGTCCCCGTGGTCCGCCGCGGCGATCCCCACCCCGGCTTCTCCGGCTCCCTTACCACCTTCAATGAAATGGCCGTGGACAACGGCCGCGTTTGGTTTCAGGCCGGCGGCATCGGCGGCCAAAGCCTCTTCCTCTGGCAGAGCAATCGCTACTCCCGCATCATTTCCAGCGGCATGCGCCTTGACAGCACCC
Above is a genomic segment from Verrucomicrobiia bacterium containing:
- a CDS encoding cysteine desulfurase, with amino-acid sequence RQHMAAARSVYFDYNAATPLDASVLAAMQPFLAEIFANPSSIHARGREARAHLDEAHERLAALLHCKPSEIVFTSGGTEANNLAILGTARALKSKGRHLITSRIEHHAVLECFQFLQKHEGFDVTYIPAQPDGCVSPQSVRQAITPGTILVSLMAANNETGALQPVAEVGSFCRERGILFHTDAIQWFGKMPFSSIQDFQADLVSGCAHKLHGPKGAGFLYIRSPLHPLPLILGGPQENEMRAGTENLAQIVGLVKAFELFAASPIFDAPQIRSLVQELKDDLLSFPSVRLIQPPHSLPNTLSFTVKGASSLELLANLDLEGIQASAGAACMSGALQPSHVLLGMGFSNAEAASLVRLSLGRENTPEDVAHFKQVFPAVLQRCITSG
- the dnaN gene encoding DNA polymerase III subunit beta — translated: MKFKITKDNLFNGLAALQGVVGHRTTLPILSNVLVHADAGRLDLTATDLDVTVTRVVPADVPKKGQVTLPARRLFSLVRELGTGDIEFDVDDQCRCNMRVGASFYKIHGLSPEEFPPLPKFKDERKVVLDQSKVLTMLKRTSYAASFDEARYVLNGINFSLRDHKMTMVATDGRRLALAEEEVDLPEGMQADFTIPTKAVNELSRLLGPEGQVEIMSSENYAGFTLRGEGQPPTSLFTKLVDGIYPNYRQVIPSETKIRVQLPREEFLHALRRSEIMTSDKQNSVRLIFANNTLIITANSPEVGEGEERIAVNYQGQPLSIAFNPRFLISPLEALEGEEEIFFDFVDELAPGVIRIKGPFLYVVMPMRLS